The following coding sequences lie in one Aspergillus puulaauensis MK2 DNA, chromosome 3, nearly complete sequence genomic window:
- a CDS encoding uncharacterized protein (COG:S;~EggNog:ENOG410PSWN), translating to MTSNFPETNPFRTNDVKSSDVDMRPSTPSSRSSASEHPQSIGLEASSRLYHIYHSAIRYDYRVMDAHKSQLYFVYNSHLTPKKADITFHAGEDSKAPVAGVCKFIKFTRQFKVGLGDPDRAGDMVWEDLQGQNFTKSKYRWPMSVPSPNGGLERRWFLWTRTHSQVVEGESSSLFSFRNFKLVDELTGQIVAIFTSNTFKSIRKNGKLQVVGEYGPDFDLMVLITILAIYEKTRRRRAAKGGGGGGGGGDGG from the coding sequence ATGACTTCCAACTTTCCAGAGACCAATCCATTTCGTACCAACGACGTCAAATCGTCAGACGTTGATATGCGACCATCCACCCCCTCGTCAAGGAGCTCAGCCTCCGAGCATCCTCAAAGCATTGGCCTCGAGGCGTCGTCGCGTTTATACCACATCTACCATAGCGCCATTCGGTATGATTACCGCGTGATGGACGCTCATAAAAGCCAGCTCTATTTCGTTTACAATTCTCACCTAACACCAAAAAAGGCGGATATCACGTTCCATGCTGGTGAGGACAGCAAAGCGCCCGTAGCAGGCGTCTGCAAGTTCATCAAATTTACACGGCAATTCAAAGTCGGCTTAGGAGACCCGGACCGTGCGGGAGACATGGTCTGGGAAGATCTTCAAGGCCAAAACTTCACCAAGTCCAAGTACCGTTGGCCAATGTCTGTTCCTTCGCCCAACGGTGGGCTTGAACGGCGATGGTTCCTCTGGACGAGAACTCATTCTCAGGTCGTGGAGGGCGAGTCATCGTCGCTCTTTAGCTTTCGCAACTTCAAGCTTGTTGACGAGCTGACCGGGCAGATTGTGGCCATCTTTACGAGCAATACCTTCAAGAGCATTCGGAAAAATGGCAAACTCCAGGTGGTTGGTGAATACGGGCCTGACTTCGACCTCATGGTTCTCATCACCATTCTCGCTATCTATGAAAAGACCCGACGCAGAAGGGCGGCCaagggaggtggtggtggcggcggaggcggcgacggcggctAA
- a CDS encoding putative nuclear pore complex subunit Nup85 (COG:S;~EggNog:ENOG410PMCG;~InterPro:IPR011502;~PFAM:PF07575) — MSFSFKFDSNFSPSTPGKSRNPLRNGSLTPAQPPSASNSFTPQGPPPSTIYGGSQMSARSPDNSGKPIFSQSELLNDSIFGSSVDSPDFASRTKKTAPAKPFSESLFDVSAGPRFGNSMNWGVSNGPQSSRMSGGLGYEAENNEPMEEEEEEEYEDEFIEESRRTAGSGVNFFDSHISNIAPQPSILPQRKSIYSNPEYAKRPKLDEKWAAQSPLRKTKLSPKKNSPMPAIVRNLASRGGKAKAEEPDDLIIQTEDEISRMYDETRQAQYNDQYTQEVIGKICAALSKAWYSPSENRGAEIGPGDNAANATKAGFLGSLLLQLHHPPPTSTKSDSFPNNFGFAAPRSLVFGNRSEAPIPLPRVLLDWLEANDSLLGDIQALAQIGPDPTASSNFWEIVNAAILRGRVSEAAKLLRSSDFNYARSALEDGLPQAGYRGAQLQNIQRCINKMIQVLESCPGVQHDDWDVRDAEWALYRKRVLTAVSDLEEFAEGDEQPAPAPAAMGNPFQAVNFGLGPNPTQGTSFTESARMAESRVPWTIYQNLRSMYRILLGDSAAVMNHSQGWVEATIGLTVWWDGEDDEETANGSAGNFLRNRRPTTRSDPYLRRLNLAFRSATDTGNNQGFRINALSPIEVGLGSVFEGDVEGVLELLQTLSLCVASAVAEVASIGGWLDTKSSGSAPSGLSEDDLMVLSYGQNDNASTRGVNRDDVLSAYAAGLSERHAIRNATGSRDGWEISLEVLSRLDDNQKMQKSVSELLDKLPLDTAEQMDKVVLLCSELGLDNEGRRVSERYGDLTVSNSEEYGLALICYARAHNRRKVKSVVDLLISYSLVHSRAYPASRDLDDQLQALIREPKTCLSAVASVDEEAASILQFYFSGYATLRRFYETRDEAIGLPHGQKPRYKPLARRRAAAQALVAVISSAADGIYGGLYDPDRDSAIQVDGLLALLGEALPFIHPSMSVLTTSQQFAVLSAIEDLETVTPRVYAQCEECFRSTLLEYYFKHGYSRKATDSYVQPPSPRELLRKSVSSMTGSSTFSLIGSDMLESARTHSFSGSGEGSGVLVPRSEGTTVQTEREWDWRAGLTEETTGEDVIRMLRLGLASGLSFGALGRV, encoded by the exons ATGAGCTTCTCATTCAAATTCGATTCGAAtttctccccctccacaCCTGGAAAGTCACGAAACCCTCTTCGCAATGGCTCTTTGACTCCAGCTCAACCGCCGTCTGCCTCTAACTCTTTCACTCCGCAAGGACCTCCCCCGTCTACTATCTACGGTGGCTCCCAGATGAGCGCGCGATCCCCAGACAACTCCGGGAAGCCTATCTTCAGCCAATCTGAATTGTTGAACGACAGCATCTTCGGCTCCTCCGTGGACTCCCCCGATTTCGCGTCCCGGACTAAAAAAACCGCACCGGCGAAACCGTTCTCAGAATCCCTTTTCGACGTGTCGGCGGGTCCTCGATTCGGAAACTCAATGAACTGGGGCGTGTCGAATGGTCCGCAGTCGTCGCGGATGTCTGGTGGGCTAGGCTACGAGGCAGAAAACAATGAgccgatggaggaggaggaggaggaggagtatGAGGACGAGTTCATCGAAGAGAGCAGAAGGACTGCAGGATCAGGTGTGAACTTTTTCGATTCTCATATAAGCAACATAGCGCCCCAACCGTCGATATTACCACAACGCAAGTCGATTTACTCGAATCCTGAATATGCCAAACGCCCCAAGCTTGACGAAAAGTGGGCCGCGCAGTCGCCTCTGCGCAAAACAAAACTCTCCCCGAAGAAGAATTCGCCTATGCCAGCCATTGTGCGAAATCTCGCGTCACGAGGCGGCAAAGCAAAGGCAGAAGAGCCGGATGATTTGATTATTCAAACTGAAGATGAGATTTCCCGGATGTACGATGAAACAAGACAGGCACAGTACAACGACCAGTATACGCAGGAGGTCATCGGAAAGATCTGCGCCGCGCTATCCAAAGCGTGGTACAGTCCGTCTGAAAACAGAGGTGCAGAAATTGGCCCTGGAGACAACGCGGCGAATGCTACAAAGGCTGGCTTTTTGGGGTCGCTATTACTGCAACTTCACCACCCACCACCCACCTCTACCAAATCGGACAGTTTCCCCAACAATTTTGGATTCGCGGCGCCCCGTTCTTTGGTGTTTGGCAATCGTTCTGAAGCACCCATTCCCCTTCCAAGAGTGCTCTTGGATTGGCTAGAGGCGAACGATTCTCTGTTAGGTGACATTCAAGCCCTGGCACAAATTGGGCCTGACCCAACCGCGTCTTCAAACTTCTGGGAAATTGTCAATGCTGCTATTTTACGAGGCCGAGTTTCGGAGGCAGCAAAACTTCTGCGGTCTTCTGATTTTAACTACGCTCGCTCGGCGCTGGAGGATGGTTTACCACAGGCCGGTTACCGTGGAGCGCAGTTGCAAAACATTCAAAGGTGCATCAACAAGATGATCCAAGTATTGGAGTCTTGCCCCGGTGTTCAACACGATGACTGGGATGTTCGTGACGCAGAGTGGGCACTGTACCGAAAGCGAGTTCTGACCGCCGTGTCAGACTTGGAGGAATTTGCCGAAGGAGATGAacagccagcaccagcgccagcagcgaTGGGCAATCCATTCCAAGCCGTCAACTTCGGGTTGGGCCCAAATCCCACTCAGGGGACTTCATTCACCGAGTCTGCCCGCATGGCCGAAAGTCGGGTGCCGTGGACTATCTACCAGAATCTACGGTCGATGTACCGAATTTTACTCGGAGACTCGGCCGCTGTCATGAATCATTCGCAGGGCTGGGTTGAAGCCACAATTGGTTTAACCGTCTGGTGggacggcgaagacgatgaagagaccGCCAACGGTAGCGCTGGCAACTTCCTGCGTAACCGTAGGCCTACTACACGTTCAGATCCATATCTTCGTCGTTTGAACTTGGCTTTCAGAAGCGCAACCGACACTGGGAACAACCAGGGTTTCCGCATCAATGCGCTCAGCCCAATTGAAGTTGGTCTGGGGTCCGTTTTCGAGGGTGATGTTGAGGGAGTACTAGAATTATTGCAGACCTTGTCTCTCTGTGTGGCTTCAGCTGTGGCAGAGGTGGCATCCATTGGTGGCTGGCTAGACACGAAGAGCAGTGGTAGTGCACCCTCTGGGCTGAGTGAGGATGACCTGATGGTGCTCTCATACGGCCAAAACGATAATGCATCTACCCGTGGTGTCAATAGAGACGACGTGCTTAGCGCATATGCTGCGGGTCTATCTGAGAGACACGCTATTCGGAATGCAACTGGATCTcgggatggatgggagattTCGCTGGAAGTGTTAAGCAGGTTAGATGACAACCAGAAGATGCAAAAGAGTGTCTCGGAATTGCTGGACAAACTTCCCCTCGACACGGCGGAACAGATGGACAAGGTTGTCCTATTGTGCTCGGAACTGGGGCTGGACAACGAAGGGCGGCGAGTTTCTGAG CGCTATGGGGATCTCACTGTTTCCAACTCGGAAGAATATGGGTTGGCATTGATTTGCTATGCTCGTGCACACAACCGCCGGAAGGTCAAATCTGTAGTCGACCTGCTCATCTCCTACAGCCTCGTCCATTCTCGGGCGTATCCTGCTTCGAGAGATCTGGATGACCAGCTTCAGGCGTTGATTCGGGAACCGAAGACGTGCCTGTCGGCAGTCGCAAGCGTAGACGAGGAAGCTGCTTCGATCCTACAGTTTTACTTTAGTGGATACGCGACGCTGCGGCGGTTCTACGAGACCCGCGACGAGGCAATTGGGCTTCCGCACGGACAGAAGCCGCGCTACAAGCCGCTAGCTAGGCGTCGGGCTGCCGCACAGGCCCTGGTTGCAGTGATCAGCAGTGCTGCGGACGGCATCTATGGAGGGCTCTACGATCCGGATCGCGATTCCGCTATCCAGGTGGACGGGCTGCTAGCTCTTCTGGGAGAGGCTCTACCTTTTATCCACC CATCGATGTCTGTTTTGACGACCTCTCAGCAGTTTGCGGTACTGTCTGCGATTGAAGATCTCGAGACTGTTACACCCCGTGTCTACGCCCAATGCGAGGAGTGTTTCCGATCGACACTCCTCGAGTACTACTTTAAGCACGGATATTCCAGAAAGGCCACAGACTCATATGTGCAGCCGCCCTCACCGCGGGAACTACTGAGAAAGTCGGTATCGTCGATGACGGGATCAAGCACCTTTTCACTTATCGGCAGCGACATGTTAGAGTCGGCGCGCACACACTCGTTCTCTGGGTCTGGGGAGGGCTCTGGTGTGCTTGTGCCTCGCAGCGAAGGAACTACAGTACAGACGGAGCGGGAGTGGGATTGGCGGGCAGGATTGACGGAAGAGACGACGGGAGAAGACGTCATCCGGATGCTGCGGTTGGGACTGGCGAGCGGGCTGAGCTTTGGGGCTCTGGGGAGGGTGTAG
- a CDS encoding uncharacterized protein (COG:S;~EggNog:ENOG410PH0B;~InterPro:IPR036864,IPR021858,IPR001138;~PFAM:PF00172;~TransMembrane:1 (i342-358o);~go_function: GO:0000981 - DNA-binding transcription factor activity, RNA polymerase II-specific [Evidence IEA];~go_function: GO:0008270 - zinc ion binding [Evidence IEA];~go_process: GO:0006355 - regulation of transcription, DNA-templated [Evidence IEA]): MAQRRSHQKSRHGCLECKRRRVKCDESRPVCANCARRQTECEYDSSGPLRWMTDEPSRSPRPLSDRQQAPPSPDFSLLGQFRSNNSANNGDASIPPLNICDLELMLHWVNETHGIFARSQQTEAIWRTHVPAEALSYPFLMHGILALSALHIACTRSPIILGDAAQKDYLQIAISHQDQALALFRDQLGDINSHNGKAMFAFASITVLYAFGFPRTPDPGNTAVGDLVQAFVLARGVQQVLNRAMSTIFDDHIWAPLREVNDYEPILPGEAQAAVERLHKANETCTRQDPILHDSFLYQEAIDHLADLMAAVHSGLGFALACRWVIKLQSAFLDRLRDRRPLALAILAYFCALLPQYQDIWFGTEWARRVVQEIWYTLDDHWRPLIHGCMEEVFGKQYSELER; this comes from the exons ATGGCCCAACGAAGGTCTCACCAGAAATctcgccatggctgcctgGAATGCAAGCGACGTCGAGTCAAG TGCGATGAATCACGACCGGTTTGTGCCAATTGCGCTCGCCGCCAGACAGAATGCGAGTACGATTCGTCCGGTCCGCTCCGGTGGATGACCGACGAGCCATCGCGTTCCCCGCGCCCCCTCTCCGACCGACAACAAGCACCGCCATCCCCGGACTTTAGCCTGCTTGGCCAATttcgcagcaacaacagcgcaAACAATGGCGACGCTTCCATACCTCCTCTCAACATCTGCGACCTTGAACTAATGTTACATTGGGTAAATGAGACCCATGGGATTTTTGCACGGAGCCAGCAAACCGAAGCCATCTGGCGGACCCATGTCCCCGCCGAAGCTCTCTCGTATCCGTTCCTCATGCACGGCATTCTAGCCCTGTCAGCCCTACACATCGCATGCACACGATCACCAATCATCCTAGGAGACGCCGCCCAAAAGGATTACCTCCAGATTGCTATTTCACATCAAGACCAGGCCTTGGCGCTCTTCCGCGACCAACTCGGCGATATCAACTCTCACAACGGCAAGGCcatgtttgcttttgctaGTATTACAGTCCTCTACGCCTTTGGCTTCCCGCGCACTCCGGATCCAGGTAACACCGCGGTCGGTGATCTAGTGCAGGCCTTTGTGCTGGCTCGTGGTGTGCAGCAGGTCCTAAATCGAGCAATGAGCACTATTTTTGACGATCACATTTGGGCGCCACTACGAGAAGTGAACGACTACGAACCCATCCTTCCAGGCGAAGCTCAAGCTGCGGTTGAACGGCTGCACAAGGCTAATGAAACCTGCACTCGACAGGACCCGATTCTCCATGATTCGTTCCTATATCAAGAAGCAATTGACCACTTGGCCGATCTCATGGCAGCTGTCCATTCAGGGCTGGGATTTGCACTCGCATGCCGCTGGGTGATCAAACTACAATCCGCTTTTCTGGATCGCCTTCGGGATCGCCGACCCTTGGCACTGGCGATTCTAGCCTATTTCTGCGCCTTGCTTCCGCAGTACCAAGACATATGGTTTGGTACCGAATGGGCTAGGCGTGTTGTGCAGGAGATATGGTATACTCTGGATGACCATTGGCGGCCATTAATCCACGGGTGCATGGAAGAGGTATTCGGAAAGCAGTATTCTGAGCTAGAACGGTGA
- the esdC gene encoding GTP-binding protein EsdC (COG:S;~EggNog:ENOG410PHPS;~InterPro:IPR013783,IPR014756), with product MSAVQLKFNLRTSSNVKTVHLVGSWDNYARQIPLSRDGSKSGSWVGKFRFQTSMLKLGGRYWYYYILDGYHVSHDPAAEYTVEPTTGRKLNILDVPGGKESSSSSSNRRSSRRSEVATGRGISPSRIHHPKPSKPYASRQLREADFAPQNMEELTRRFASSRMSDEYSDLSSSPPSSVGSSLSSRSSGSTSPSSISSMSDSSACHCERYGITRKGDRVKLDCGGSKCGYISESSEDSCSEDESDFDEEYSRARRGVRRQGIVVRR from the exons ATGTCCGCCGTTCAACTCAAGTTCAACCTCCGCACCTCGTCCAACGTCAAGACCGTGCACCTTGTCGGCTCCTGGGACAACTACGCTCGCCAGATTCCGCTTTCTCGCGATGGCTCCAAGTCGGGCTCGTGGGTTGGCAAGTTCCGCTTCCAGACCTCGATGCTGAAGCTTGGTGGCCGCTACTGGTACTAC TACATCCTCGACGGCTACCACGTCTCGCACGACCCCGCTGCCGAATACACCGTCGAGCCCACCACCGGCCGCAagctcaacatcctcgacGTGCCCGGCGGTAAAGagtcttcctcttcgtcttccaaCCGTCGCAGCAGCCGCCGCTCTGAAGTTGCCACTGGCCGCGGAATCTCGCCCTCGCGCATCCACCACCCCAAGCCCTCCAAGCCCTACGCCTCCCGCCAGCTGCGCGAGGCCGACTTCGCCCCCCAGAACATGGAGGAGCTCACGCGCCGCTTCGCCTCGTCCCGCATGTCCGACGAATACAGTGACCTGTCCTCATCCCCGCCTTCGTCCGTGGGCTCGTCGCTCTCGTCCCGCTCGTCCGGCAGcacctcgccctcgtcgatCAGCTCCATGTCGGATTCCTCTGCGTGCCACTGTGAGCGCTACGGAATCACCCGCAAGGGCGACCGCGTCAAGCTCGACTGCGGTGGCAGCAAGTGCGGCTACATCTCCGAGTCGTCTGAGGACTCCTGCTCTGAGGACGAGTCCGACTTTGATGAGGAGTACAGCCGTGCGCGCCGCGGTGTGCGTCGCCAGGGTATTGTTGTTCGTCGTTAG
- a CDS encoding putative lipase/esterase family protein (CAZy:CE10;~COG:I;~EggNog:ENOG410PWM1;~InterPro:IPR029058,IPR013094;~MEROPS:MER0033237;~PFAM:PF07859;~go_function: GO:0016787 - hydrolase activity [Evidence IEA]), with product MSFLIRALRISNDALFAPSLPLRTRALLLILQPITFLTYTIEWAISLKFPHSSDIRIPLKGTRKPDRTLRAVIYTPKPKSHPDPVQVSSQPRKVPLHLNIHGGAFLGGLPEGNARFCARLAEKSGAVVVSTSYRYAPLHTFPTAHEDVHDVAEYLIQNAERLWGAYPAVFTVSGFSVGGNLAFAVAQELSASGGVKGLVSFEGVVDFRLPPWDKPKPPDFPAVDPLSFLQPLFDAYAGPNRARDMGNSLLHPTLADLSVLPQNVLFVVGGADILRDETVKMAERLEQEAKASNRERKMDTPDEPDGRATVVRMNVAEGQIHGWTELPSFAIDEGLRTKAFDDAVSFLRAVHRAYGFVA from the exons ATGTCCTTCTTGATACGAGCCCTCCGCATCTCGAATGACGCCCTCTTCGCTCCATCTCTCCCCCTCCGCACTCGCgctctcctcctcatcctccaacccATCACCTTCCTCACATACACAATCGAATGGGCCATCTCGCTCAAATTCCCACACTCCAGCGACATCCGCATTCCACTAAAAGGAACCCGAAAACCAGACCGTACCCTTCGAGCCGTAATCTAcacccccaaacccaaaTCCCACCCTGACCCAGTACAAGTATCCTCCCAGCCCCGGAAAGTACCGCTGCACCTCAACATCCACGGCGGCGCATTTCTCGGCGGTCTCCCCGAAGGCAACGCGCGGTTCTGCGCACGGCTGGCAGAGAAATCCGGCGCCGTGGTGGTCTCAACCTCGTACCGCTATGCGCCGTTGCATACGTTCCCTACTGCTCATGAGGATGTGCATGACGTTGCGGAGTACCTGATACAGAATGCCGAGAGGCTATGGGGTGCTTATCCGGCGGTGTTCACCGTCAGTGGGTTTTCAGTTGGCGGGAATCTGGCATTTGCTGTTGCGCAGGAACTATCGGCTTCTGGTGGGGTGAAAGGCCTGGTTAGTTTTGAGGGGGTG gtcgaCTTCCGCCTCCCACCCTGGGACAAGCCCAAGCCGCCTGACTTTCCAGCGGTGGATCCCCTGTCTTTCCTGCAGCCGCTGTTCGATGCGTACGCAGGACCAAACAGAGCGAGGGACATGGGGAATTCCCTTCTTCATCCGACATTGGCGGACCTCAGTGTCCTGCCGCAGAACGTGCtctttgttgttggtggagcGGATATCCTGCGGGAtgagacggtgaagatggCAGAGAGGTTGGAGCAAGAGGCGAAAGCCAGTAACCGGGAGAGGAAAATGGATACGCCTGATGAGCCTGATGGGAGAGCCACTGTTGTGAGGATGAATGTGGCTGAAGGGCAGATTCATGGGTGGACAGAGT TGCCATCTTTTGCAATTGATGAAGGTCTCCGGACGAAGGCTTTTGATGATGCGGTCTCGTTTCTACGTGCTGTTCATCGCGCTTATGGATTTGTTGCGTGA
- a CDS encoding uncharacterized protein (CAZy:CE10;~COG:I;~EggNog:ENOG410PM0R;~InterPro:IPR001375,IPR029058,IPR013094;~go_function: GO:0008236 - serine-type peptidase activity [Evidence IEA];~go_function: GO:0016787 - hydrolase activity [Evidence IEA];~go_process: GO:0006508 - proteolysis [Evidence IEA]) has translation MPPTPLTTVYKQINSSTITTDIYLPEHPPPQSNNGLYPVLINIHGGAFMLGHSSMVSMPQITDCLARGWIVLCPNHRLCPGIDVRSGAMADIRDLLSWVYDGSLDRFLEKQGRDGYKYKYKADTDRVMAFGTSSGGFLALALGYDTPRAPRAILNFYGAVHFTHPFWRAPLPHVKSKLPPGGFAPEFLQKVYTEFPVPTTSGISLEGQAAAAPNKPDFSRPRDAFALTQIADGAVLDAIFPTACGDVCEIDPVARVEDGFPATAIVHGDADRMVPVDVSRRLFDVLKEKGVECELVEVPGEDHTFAMGMEVGSRAWEVSRRGFEFLERIIWT, from the exons ATGCCTCCCACTCCTTTAACAACAGTCTACAAGCAAATCAACTCCTCCACAATAACAACAGACATCTACCTCCCAGAACACCCGCCCCCTCAATCAAACAATGGCCTCTACCCAGTCC taataaacATCCACGGCGGCGCCTTCATGCTCGGCCACAGCAGCATGGTCTCAATGCCCCAAATCACCGACTGTCTCGCGCGTGGTTGGATCGTGCTCTGTCCGAACCACCGGCTCTGTCCGGGGATTGACGTGCGGAGCGGCGCAATGGCTGATATAAGAGACCTGCTGAGCTGGGTATACGATGGAAGTCTAGATCGGTTCCTGGAGAAACAGGGACGCGATGGGTACAAGTATAAGTATAAGGCTGATACAGATCGAGTAATGGCGTTTGGAACGAGCAGTGGCGGGtttttggctttggctttg GGATACGACACCCCCCGCGCACCCCGCGCAATCCTGAACTTCTACGGCGCAGTACACTTCACACATCCATTCTGGCGAGCTCCACTCCCCCACGTCAAATCCAAGCTTCCACCTGGTGGGTTCGCGCCAGAATTCCTGCAAAAGGTGTACACCGAGTTCCCGGTCCCCACGACAAGCGGGATATCACTCGAGGGCCAGGCTGCAGCCGCGCCTAATAAACCGGATTTCAGTCGCCCCCGGGATGCATTTGCGCTGACGCAGATTGCGGATGGAGCGGTTCTCGATGCTATTTTCCCGACGGCTTGTGGGGACGTTTGTGAAATTGACCCTGTTGCTAGGGTTGAAGACGGGTTCCCTGCTACGGCGATTGTGCATGGGGATGCGGATAGGATGGTTCCGGTTGATGTGAGTAGGAGGTTGTTTGATGTTTTAAAGGAGAAGGGGGTGGAGTGTGAGCTTGTAGAGGTTCCCGGGGAGGACCATACGTTTGCAATGGGGATGGAGGTGGGGAGTAGGGCTTGGGAGGTTTCGAGAAGGGGGTTTGAGTTCTTGGAGAGGATCATTTGGACCTGA